CGACGCGCGCGTCCCACAGGACGATGTCGGCGTCGTAGGTGTCGGCGTTCTCCCAGCTGAGGGTCTCGAAGTAACCCTGCGGGTCCGGGTTCGTGGGCGTCACGATGGGCAGACCGAGCTCGTCGCGGTAGTACTTCAGGTCCTGACTGACCTCGGGGTTGGAGATGTAGAGCACGTCGGTGGCCGGCGAGGCAGCGATGATCTGTCGGTCCCCGAGCTCCTCGCCGATGGCCCGCAGGCGGTCGGCGGCCGCGTCGAAGTCGGCGTGCGCCTGCTGCACGACGTCGGTGTCGAGGTCGGCGCCCAGGGCCTCGGCGATCTCCTCGGTGCCGTCGAGGATCTCGGTCAGCGACCGGTCCTCGAAGCTCTGCACGAGCAGCGGCAGGTCGGCCATGCGCTCGGCCGTGGCCTCGTTGACGTACCAGAGGGTCGGCTCGATGTAGGTGCTGGTGATGACGAGGTCGGGGCGCAGACCCACGAGGGTCTCGACGTCGATGTCGCCGTACTCACCGCCCCCGGTCACGTCGGTGACCGCCTCGGGGTCGAGTCCGGCGGCCTGCGGGTCGACCTCGCCGTCGGCGCCGACCAGCGGGCCGAAGGTGGCCACCGACTCGATCCCGAGGTCCGCGAGGGCGGCGGCCATCGAGACCTGGGCGACGATGCGCTCCGGCTCGGCGTCGAGCTCCAGGGTCGTGCCGAGGTCATCGGTGAACGTCCAGGCGGCGTCGCCGGCACCGGCGTCGTCGGTGGAGGAGCCGCAGGCGGCGACGGAGAACAGGGTGAGGGCCGCGGCGGCGGTCAGCAGACGAGTCTTCATGTCAGTGAGGTTACCCTCACCTAAGTCCGAGAGGTGCGAGGGGTCCCCCCGGACGGCCGACGCCCGCCCCCACCGAGGTGGGGGCGGGCGTCGTGGGTGACGGACTGCGTCAGTGCGCGTGACCGGCGTGCGAGTCGTCCAGCTCCTCGGCCGGCTTCTCGACCACGATGGTCTCGGTGGTGAGCAGCATCGCCGTGATCGACGCGGCGTTGGCCAGCGCGGACCGCGTGACCTTGACCGGGTCGAGGATGCCCTGCGCCAGCAGGTCCCCGTACTCGTCGGTGGCGGCGTTGTAGCCCTGCCCGGTCTCACGGACCTTGTTGACGACGACCTCACCGGAGACGCCGCCGTTGCGGGCGATCCACTCCAGCGGGGCGTCGGCACCGCGGCGGACGATGCGCACCCCGGTGGCCTCGTCGCCGGTCAGGCCCAGGTCGTCGTCCAGGACGGCGACGGCGTGCACGAGGGCGGAACCGCCACCGGGGACGATGCCCTCCTCGATCGCCGCGCGGGTCGCCGAGACGGCGTCCTCGATGCGGTGCTTCTTCTCCTTGAGCTCGACCTCGGTGGCCGCGCCGACCTGGATGACGCAGACGCCACCGGCCAGCTTGGCCAGCCGCTCCTGCAGCTTCTCGCGGTCCCAGTCGGAGTCGGTGTTCTCGATCTCGGCCTTGATCTGGCTGACCCGGCCCTCGACCTCGGCGGACTCGCCGCCGCCGTCGATGATCGTGGTGTCGTCCTTGCTGACCACGACGCGCCGGGCGGTGCCCAGCACCTCCAGGCCCACGGCGTCGAGCTTCAGGCCGACGTCGGGGGTGACGACGGTCGCGCCGGTGAGGGTCGCGATGTCCTGCAGCATGGCCTTGCGACGGTCACCGAACGCCGGCGCCTTGACGGCGACGGAGGTGAACGTGCCGCGGATCTTGTTGACCACGATGGTCGAGAGCGCCTCGCCCTCGATGTCCTCGGCGATGATGAACAGCGGCTTGCCGGCGGCGACGACCTTCTCCAGCAGCGGCAGCAGGTCGCTGACCGAGCTGATCTTGCCCTGGTTGACCAGGATGTACGGGTCGTCGAGCACAGCTTCCATGCGCTCGGTGTCGGTCACCATGTAGGGGCTCAGGTAGCCCTTGTCGAACTGCATGCCCTCGGTGAAGTCGAGCTGCGTGCCCAGGGTGTTGGACTCCTCGACCGTGATGACACCGTCCTTGCCGACCTTGTCGAACGCCTCGGCGATGAGCTCGCCGATGTGGGCGTCGCGGGACGAGACGGTGGCGACCGAGGTCATGTCGGAGATGTCGTCGACGTCGCGGGCGGTCTCGAGCAGCTTGGCCGAGACGGCCTCGACGGCCGCCTCGATGCCACGCTTGAGGCCGACCGGGTTGGCTCCGGCAGCGACGGCGCGCAGGCCTTCGTGGACCATCGCCTGGGCCAGCACGGTGGCGGTGGTGGTGCCGTCACCGGCGACGTCGTTGGTCTTGGTGGCGACCTCCTTGGCGAGCTGGGCGCCGAGGTTCTCGAAGGGGTCGTCGAGCTCGATCTCACGGGCGACGGTCACACCGTCGTTCGTGATGGTCGGCGCGCCCCACTTCTTGTCGAGGACGACGTAGCGGCCCTTGGGGCCGAGCGTGACCTTGACGGTGTCAGCGAGCTTGTCGACGCCGCGCTCGAGGGCGCGACGGGCGTTCTCGTCGAACTCCAGGATCTTGGGCATGGTGGTGGGTCCCTTTGCAGATGGGGTGACGTGCGGGGTGGGGTGCATCCCCCCGGGAGGCCCGTGGGATGCGAGAGGCCCCGGCCCGCACGAGGTGCGGGCCGGGGCGTCAGGTCAGGAGACGACCGCGAGGACGTCGCGCGCGGAGAGGATGAGGTACTCCTCGCCGGCGTACTTCACCTCGGTGCCGCCGTACTTGCTGAAGATGACCTTGTCGCCGACGGCGACGTCCAGCGGGACGCGGTTGCCGTTGTCGTCGACCCGACCGGGTCCGACGGCGACGACGTTGCCCTCCTGGGGCTTCTCCTTGGCGGTGTCCGGGA
The Aeromicrobium marinum DSM 15272 genome window above contains:
- the groL gene encoding chaperonin GroEL (60 kDa chaperone family; promotes refolding of misfolded polypeptides especially under stressful conditions; forms two stacked rings of heptamers to form a barrel-shaped 14mer; ends can be capped by GroES; misfolded proteins enter the barrel where they are refolded when GroES binds) is translated as MPKILEFDENARRALERGVDKLADTVKVTLGPKGRYVVLDKKWGAPTITNDGVTVAREIELDDPFENLGAQLAKEVATKTNDVAGDGTTTATVLAQAMVHEGLRAVAAGANPVGLKRGIEAAVEAVSAKLLETARDVDDISDMTSVATVSSRDAHIGELIAEAFDKVGKDGVITVEESNTLGTQLDFTEGMQFDKGYLSPYMVTDTERMEAVLDDPYILVNQGKISSVSDLLPLLEKVVAAGKPLFIIAEDIEGEALSTIVVNKIRGTFTSVAVKAPAFGDRRKAMLQDIATLTGATVVTPDVGLKLDAVGLEVLGTARRVVVSKDDTTIIDGGGESAEVEGRVSQIKAEIENTDSDWDREKLQERLAKLAGGVCVIQVGAATEVELKEKKHRIEDAVSATRAAIEEGIVPGGGSALVHAVAVLDDDLGLTGDEATGVRIVRRGADAPLEWIARNGGVSGEVVVNKVRETGQGYNAATDEYGDLLAQGILDPVKVTRSALANAASITAMLLTTETIVVEKPAEELDDSHAGHAH
- the groES gene encoding co-chaperone GroES, with the protein product MSVTIKPLEDRLVIQAVEAEQTTASGLVIPDTAKEKPQEGNVVAVGPGRVDDNGNRVPLDVAVGDKVIFSKYGGTEVKYAGEEYLILSARDVLAVVS
- a CDS encoding ABC transporter substrate-binding protein; this encodes MKTRLLTAAAALTLFSVAACGSSTDDAGAGDAAWTFTDDLGTTLELDAEPERIVAQVSMAAALADLGIESVATFGPLVGADGEVDPQAAGLDPEAVTDVTGGGEYGDIDVETLVGLRPDLVITSTYIEPTLWYVNEATAERMADLPLLVQSFEDRSLTEILDGTEEIAEALGADLDTDVVQQAHADFDAAADRLRAIGEELGDRQIIAASPATDVLYISNPEVSQDLKYYRDELGLPIVTPTNPDPQGYFETLSWENADTYDADIVLWDARVGEAGLAIFDTQPVWAATTAGSTGAYVPWVSVVPSSYEAQAAVMNQLADDLEQYL